From the genome of Eremothecium gossypii ATCC 10895 chromosome I, complete sequence:
CGTGCGTGCGATGCTACGAGAATGGTGTGCGACTATCGCCTAGGTGGATGTAGCAGCGTATCCCTCGACATGAAAATTTTCTACATTGGCGCTGGCGATGCCATCTCATCTCGGGCAGCCAGGCTGGAACATCGACTAGAGAAGGTGCCAGCGTCTATTAGGAGCTTGACTATGGAGCGCAAGAACCGGCAGATCCTGTCCAGGGGGCAGAAGTATAAGCAGAAGGCGGCTCGGACACACGGGGCGACGGAGGTGGTGTTCGACAAGGACTCGCGCCTGGAGTACCTTACGGGCTTCCACAAGCGCAAGCTCGAGCGGCAGAAGAAGGCGCAGGAGTTTGCCAAGGAGCAGGAGCGACTGGCGCGCGTGGAGGAGCGGCGAAAGCAGCGCGAGCAGCGGCGCAGTGAGatggagcagcagctggagagcgcgcgggcggcgatGGCGGGCAGTCTGGATAGCGACGGCGATGCGGGCGAGGAGGACTCGTGGCACGGGTTCTCGGACAGCGAGGAAGGGGTACGGCCGATCCTCAAGCGACACCAGGATGTGTACGACGATGCGACGGTGGAAATTGAGACGCTGGAGCCCAACGACAACTTCGCGTACCTGGCGCGAATGAACAACGTCGCGCTGGAGCGCTCGGAGAAGGTTCTCGACGACAGCATAGACCGGGCTAAGAAGTACGCGGAGT
Proteins encoded in this window:
- the RRP17 gene encoding rRNA-processing protein RRP17 (Syntenic homolog of Saccharomyces cerevisiae YDR412W (RRP17)) encodes the protein MVCDYRLGGCSSVSLDMKIFYIGAGDAISSRAARLEHRLEKVPASIRSLTMERKNRQILSRGQKYKQKAARTHGATEVVFDKDSRLEYLTGFHKRKLERQKKAQEFAKEQERLARVEERRKQREQRRSEMEQQLESARAAMAGSLDSDGDAGEEDSWHGFSDSEEGVRPILKRHQDVYDDATVEIETLEPNDNFAYLARMNNVALERSEKVLDDSIDRAKKYAEFLGVADKPKQKKKKFRYLTKAERRTNQRKATSNKRRK